GATTGGGAAATTCGTTTTGATGAGGGTAAATTAAATAAAGAGAGTAATTTTTTACATCTTTATAATGCAAAATTATATGTAAAAAATACCCCTGTGATGTATTTGCCGTATTTTGGTTTTAGCGTAGACACTAAAAGAAAAAGTGGTTTGTTAATTCCTCAGGTGGTTTTAAAACAAAGTGAGGGGTTATATTATAACCAACCAATCTATTATGTTATTGATGATAATGCAGATATTCAATTTGAACCTCAAATTAGAACAAAAAGAGGTTATGGATTATACTCAACTTTAAGATTTATTGATGGTCCTTATTCTCAAGGTGAAATTAGCGGTGGTGTTTTTGGAGAAAAATCAAGCTATAAAAAAGAAGAAAATTTAAAAAACAAAGAACATTATGGTTTAGAGATTAAATATTCAAGTGAAGCTTTATTCAAGAGCCTTTTGAGTGATGAATTTCAAGAAGGCTTATGGATTGATGCTACTTATTTAAATGATGTAGATTATATGAACTTAAGCTCTAGTGCAAAAACTGAAGCTTCTTTGGTTACCTCAAAAATAAATTATTTCTTATCTGATGATGATAATTATTATGGTGCTTATGCAAAGTATTATATAGATACTTCTAAAATTAGTAACAAAGATACCATGCAAGAATACCCTTCTTTTCAATATCATAGATACTTAAATGGTTTTTTTGATAACTATATACAGTATAGCTTAGATGCTTCTTTTCATAGATATTATAGACATACGGGTATTTATGCTAAAACTTTAGATTTTGATTTGCCTTTAATTTATCACACAAGTTTTTTGGATGATTTTTTAAATTTTGCCTTTACAGAAAGAATTTATGCAAATTTTGTAGATTATTCTAATACAGACAGTAAAAATCAAGAGCATTTGTTTAGAAATTCACATAATTTTTCTTTATATACAGATCTTTCTAAACCTTATGAAAATTTTTATCATACCTTATATTTAGGTGCTAATTATTTTATACCTGGAGCCAAATCAGGTAAGATTACTGAGGATTTTATAGAATTAAAAGATGATCCTGAGCAGTTTAATTTTTCGATGTATCAATATTTTTATAGTGCTTTAGGCAAAAAAAAACTATATCATAGTTTGAAGGCTAAATATTTTACCAAAGAAGGTAGTTTTGGTGGTTTTGATAATGTTGTGGAATATTTTTATAATGATTATATAAGTTTAAGAAATGAGGCAGAATATTCAGGTGTAGATAATCACTTTGATAAAGTATTTAGTGAAGTCTTATTTGATTATGGTGAGTGGAAAGTTAGTTTAAATCATGCTTATAGAATATATGAAAAAGAAAAATATAATTTTTTAGGAACTAAAGCTCAGTATGATATAAATACTAACTATCAAATATTTGGTGGTTTGTGGTTTGATCTAAATAAAGATCCTGAAAAATGGGAGATAGGTTATACTTATCAAAGAAAGTGTTGGAATTATTCTTTGATGTATCGTAAGGATATTTCACCTAAACTTACTAGTGGTGGGATTAGCGCTAAAGATCAAAGCGGTGTATATTTTATGTTTAATTTTTATCCTTTGGGTGGAGTATCTTATGATTTTTCTTTGGAAGAAAATGAAAGGTCTATATAATGTTTTTTGAAGATGAAAAAGAAGCACTTGAAAGATTATATGATTTACTTCCATTAAATAAATTAAAAGATTACATCATTATTACTCCTTCTTTAAAATCTATAGTTTTTGTTGATGCGTTGGCAAAAAAATTAGAAATACCCTATGATTTTTTATTTACAGAGCAAATCAAAGCTCCTAATAATGATGAATGTCAAATAGCTATGATTAGTGAAACAAAAGAATTGGTTTATAATGAAGCCTTGGTTAAGGCTTTTGATATAAGCTTAGATTATATTTATGGTGAGGCAAATAGGACTTATGAGGAAAAAATTTTAAAGAATGTATATCGTTATAGAAAAGGTAATCTTTTAAAAGATTTAAAAGGAAAAAATATTTTAATGTTACATGAGGGATGTGAGAGTGGGATTACTGCTTCTTCATGTATAAAAAGTTTGTTAAAAGAAGAGGTTAGTAGTATTATTTATGCCACTGCTTTAATGCCAAGTGATGTATATGATTATATTAGTGTTTTTGCAGATGAGGTTTATTGTGTGCAAAAAATTGATCATTTTGTAGATATTGAGTTTTATTTTAAAAATAAAACGATTTTGCAAGCTCACGAAATTTTAGATATTTTAGAAGAAAGCAGGTATTATTTACCTTTAAAAAAATAAATTTATATCTGAGCAATAAGTTGTTTAGATATAAATTTATAGGCAAAATAAAAACAGGCTTTTTAAGTTTTAGTTTTTAAAATTTAAAAAGCTTATTTGGTTTTGCCTATGATAAAAATTTAAAGGAAAATCATGCGACATGAAATAAATATCAATAATCACCTTGAAATATTTGATACCGATAAAGTGGCAAAACAAGCAGCAGGTGCAGTTTTAATGCAAGAAAAAAATGCAGTAGTTTTAGCAACTGTAGCAAGAGAAGAAAAAATGGTAGAAGAGGATTTTTTACCTCTTACAGTACAATATATAGAAAAAGCTTATGCAGCAGGTAAAATTCCAGGAGGTTATGTAAAAAGAGAAACTAAGCCAGGTGACAATGAAACATTGAGTGCTAGGATTATAGATAGAAGTTTAAGACCTCTTTTTCCAAAAGGATATGCATATCCAACCCAAATTGTTGTAATGGTTCTTTCTGCTGATCCTGAAGTAGATTTACAAGTGATGAGTTTAAATGCCGCAAGCATTGCTTTGTATTTAAGTGATATCCCTATTAAAGCACCAGTTTGTGGTGTAAGAATAGGTCGTATAAACAATGAATTTGTTTTAAATCCAAGTAATAGTGAGTTAAAAAATAGCACCCTAGATCTTTATGTAGCAGGCGTTAAAGATGAGCTTTTAATGATAGAAATGAGAGCTTTGGCAAACAAGCAAGATGATAAACACCGTATGAATGAACTTAGCGAAGATGATACTTTAAAGGCTTTAGATTTTGCAAGTAGCGCAATCTTACGTGGTTCCAATGAATATGAAAAAGCATTTGCTGCTTATAGGAAAAATTCTAAACTCGAGTTTAAAATAGAGTCAGATAATATTCAAATTATTGACTATATAAAAAATACTTATATAACAAAACTCAAAATTGCTATTAACCAAATGGCAAAAAGTGAAAGAGCAAGTGAAATTTTACAAATAGCAAAAGAGATTGAAAGTGAATCTATGGCTATTGAAAACGAATGGAAATTTGAAGATATTGAAAAAGCTTTACATGTATGCAAAAGAGAACTTATTAGAAACCAAATTATTAATGAAAATAAAAGAGCGGATGGTAGAGGTTTAAAGGATGTTAGAAAAATAGACATAGAAACAAATATTTTACCAAGTGCACATGGATCTTGTCTTTTTACTAGAGGGCAAACCCAGGCCTTAGTTGTGGCCACCTTGGGAAATGATAATGATGCGCAAATGTCAGATATGCTTACAGAAAAAAATCCAATTTGTGAAAAATTTATGGTTAATTATAATTTTCCAGGTTTTTCGGTGGGTGAAGCTAGCCCTATAAAAGCTCCTGGTAGAAGAGAGCTTGGCCATGGAAATTTAGCAAAAAGAGCTTTGTATCCTAGTGTTGATACAGATTATGTTCATACGATTCGTTTGGTTTCTGAAATTTTAGAAAGTAATGGCTCTAGTTCTATGGCTACTGTTTGTGGTGGTGCATTGGCTTTAAGAGCTGCAGGAGTAAAAAGTGAAAAACTGGTAGCAGGTGTGGCGATGGGGCTTGTTTTTGAAGATGAAAAATATGCTATTTTAACCGATATCATGGGACTTGAAGATCATGATGGAGATATGGATTTTAAAGTGGCAGGAAGCTATGATGGAATCACTGCTTTGCAGATGGATATAAAACTTGGTGGTATAGAGCAACAGGTTTTAAAAGAGGCTTTATATCAAGCAAAAGAAGCTAGGGAACACATTTTGCAATTAATGGAAGAGGCTAATCAAAACATAGTTGTCAATGAAGCTATTTTGCCAAAGATTGAAATTTTTAATGTAGATCCAAATAAAATTCCTGATATTATAGGTCAAGGTGGTAAAACCATTAAAGAAATCATTGAAAAATTTGAAGTTAATATTGATTTAGACAGAGATAAAGGTGAGGTTAAAATAGCAGGAATTGATCATGATTTGATTTCTCAAAGTAAAGAGTATATATTAAATTTACTTCACTCTAAAGGTTCTAACAAAAAGCGCGACAAAAAGGAAATGCCTAAGTTTGATATCGGAGAAGAATTTTTAGGACGAGTTCAAAAGGTTGTAGAATTTGGAGTTTTTGTAGAGCTTAAAGAAGGCGTGGATGGTTTATTACATAATTCTAAGATTAAAGAAAAGTTAGAGGTAGGATATGAAATTAAAGTTAAAGTTGCAGAAATCAAAAATGGAAAAGTATCTTTAGATTTAGCCTAAATTTTGAGCATATTAAAAAATATACTCAAAATTTTATATTATATCTTGACAAAAGAATATTCTTTTGGCATAATTTCGTTTTTTGATTGTCTCGTTAGCTCAGCCGGTAGAGCATCTCCCTTTTAAGGAGGGGGCCGTTGGTTCGAATCCAACACGGGACACCACTAAATCTTTATGGTCGCTTAGCTCAGTTGGTAGAGCGCCACCCTTACAAGGTGGATGTCATAAGTTCGAGTCTTATAGTGACCACCATTCTTTTATTGTTTTAGGTGCGGCGGTAGTTCAGCTGGTTAGAATATCGGCCTGTCACGCCGGAGGTCGCGGGTTCGAGCCCCGTCCGCCGCGCCATTGTCTCGTTAGCTCAGCCGGTAGAGCATCTCCCTTTTAAGGAGGGGGCCGTTGGTTCGAATCCAACACGGGACACCACTAAATCTTTATGGTCGCTTAGCTCAGTTGGTAGAGCGCCACCCTTACAAGGTGGATGTCATAAGTTCGAGTCTTATAGTGACCACCATTCTTTTATTGTTTTAGGTGCGGCGGTAGTTCAGCTGGTTAGAATATCGGCCTGTCACGCCGGAGGTCGCGGGTTCGAGCCCCGTCCGCCGCGCCATTGTCTCGTTAGCTCAGCCGGTAGAGCATCTCCCTTTTAAGGAGGGGGCCGTTGGTTCGAATCCAACACGGGACACCACTTATTGACCCTTTCGTCTAGTGGCTCAGGACGTCACTCTCTCTGTGTGATAACAGAGGTTCAAATCCTCTAGGGGTCGCCATGAATGCATATCGTAATCAAATACAATAGATTAAAATTTACTTTACTCCTCTTTTTCGTATTTTTCTAATCATTCACCCATAACACACCTATAAAACCCACTCTATCTTTTTTCCTTCTTTTTCTCAACAGCTCTTCCTTTTTTATTTTCTAAAAATAATTTTCTTTTCTCAACAATCTCCTGCCCCCCCCTTTTTTTTCTTTTTTTTAACTATAATTTACACACTTGTACTACCATAAATAACAAATATAAACTCATCCTAAAACAAATTTCTTTAAATGTCTAATCTACATTTAATAAAACTTTAAGCTTTTATTGCTATAATTTCATTTCCTTTTTAAACGAAAGGGTTTTAAAAAGATAAGACTTTTTGTCTTAATTTTTTAGTATTTGTTCTTTAAATTATTAATATTGTTAATCAAATCTTATAGTCAATCTTTGAAATCTAAATAAGTGATCGATTGAGCCAGAAAGATTTATTTTTAAATCTTAACAATCAACTTTTTCTTTGAAGAAAAAGATTAAACTTTTCCAATTATTTTTTTATGGAGAGTTTGATCCTGGCTCAGAGTGAACGCTGGCGGCGTGCCTAATACATGCAAGTCGAACGATGAAGCTTTTAGCTTGCTAGAAGTGGATTAGTGGCGCACGGGTGAGTAAGGTATAGTTAATCTGCCCTACACAAGAGGACAACAGTTGGAAACGACTGCTAATACTCTATACTCCTGCTTAACACAAGTTGAGTAGGGAAAGTTTTTTCGGTGTAGGATGAGACTATATAGTATCAGCTAGTTGGTGAGGTAATGGCTCACCAAGGCTATGACGCTTAACTGGTCTGAGAGGATGATCAGTCACACTGGAACTGAGACACGGTCCAGACTCCTACGGGAGGCAGCAGTAGGGAATATTGCGCAATGGGGGAAACCCTGACGCAGCAACGCCGCGTGGAGGATGACACTTTTCGGAGCGTAAACTCCTTTTCTTAGGGAAGAATTCTGACGGTACCTAAGGAATAAGCACCGGCTAACTCCGTGCCAGCAGCCGCGGTAATACGGAGGGTGCAAGCGTTACTCGGAATCACTGGGCGTAAAGGGCGCGTAGGCGGATTATCAAGTCTCTTGTGAAATCCAACGGCTTAACCGTTGAACTGCTTGGGAAACTGGTAGTCTAGAGTGAGGGAGAGGCAGATGGAATTGGTGGTGTAGGGGTAAAATCCGTAGATATCACCAAGAATACCCATTGCGAAGGCGATCTGCTGGAACTTAACTGACGCTAAGGCGCGAAAGCGTGGGGAGCAAACAGGATTAGATACCCTGGTAGTCCACGCCCTAAACGATGTACACTAGTTGTTGGGGTGCTAGTCATCTCAGTAATGCAGCTAACGCATTAAGTGTACCGCCTGGGGAGTACGGTCGCAAGATTAAAACTCAAAGGAATAGACGGGGACCCGCACAAGCGGTGGAGCATGTGGTTTAATTCGAAGATACGCGAAGAACCTTACCTGGGCTTGATATCCTAAGAACCTTTTAGAGATAAGAGGGTGCTAGCTTGCTAGAACTTAGAGACAGGTGCTGCACGGCTGTCGTCAGCTCGTGTCGTGAGATGTTGGGTTAAGTCCCGCAACGAGCGCAACCCACGTATTTAGTTGCTAACGGTTCGGCCGAGCACTCTAAATAGACTGCCTTCGTAAGGAGGAGGAAGGTGTGGACGACGTCAAGTCATCATGGCCCTTATGCCCAGGGCGACACACGTGCTACAATGGCATATACAATGAGACGCAATACCGCGAGGTGGAGCAAATCTATAAAATATGTCCCAGTTCGGATTGTTCTCTGCAACTCGAGAGCATGAAGCCGGAATCGCTAGTAATCGTAGATCAGCCATGCTACGGTGAATACGTTCCCGGGTCTTGTACTCACCGCCCGTCACACCATGGGAGTTGATTTCACTCGAAGCCGGAATACTAAACTAGTTACCGTCCACAGTGGAATCAGCGACTGGGGTGAAGTCGTAACAAGGTAACCGTAGGAGAACCTGCGGTTGGATCACCTCCTTTCTAGAGTACAAACTGATAAGTCTCACAACTATCAGTTCACATATAGACTCAATCATCCTTGTTTAGATTTCAAAGATTGATGAAAAGCTAATTTTGGGGAATTAGCTCAGCTGGGAGAGCGCCTGCTTTGCACGCAGGAGGTCAGCGGTTCGATCCCGCTATTCTCCACCATTTATTAAGGGCCTATAGCTCAGCTGGTTAGAGTGCACCCCTGATAAGGGTGAGGTCACAAGTTCAAGTCTTGTTAGGCCCACCATAAAAAGATTTGTTTATCAATTATATAATAAAGTTTTAAAACTTAAAGCAAGTATATAACTAATAATAAAGCAGCAATTAAAGTAAAATACTTTATTGTTTATGTTTTTAAATTATTTAAACTCTTTATATATACTTCCTTTAGGTTTTAAGACCTAAGCTAAATAAATAATAGAATATTTTATATATTAGATTAGTTATTTAATGTTATTTGAATTATCATTGTTAAGAGTCACAAGCAAGTTTTAATAAAAACAATTTTACAGGACTTGTTAAAGGATAAAACCTAACTATCTTTTCTTTAGCTTTTAGTTAAAGACAAGTTTTAAACTCACAGCTTAGTGAGACTAATTTGTTTAGTTTTATTAAGTGTTTAAATGCTTTCCGTCTTAAGATAGCAAAGTCTTATCATAAAAACTTTAACAAGGAAGTGATGCGTTTTAGAATGAATTTAAAAGGTAAGCTATTAAGAGCGAATGGTGGATGCCTTGGCTGGTAAAGGCGATGAAGGACGTACTAGACTGCGATAAGCTACGGGGAGCTGTCAAGAAGCTTTGATCCGTAGATTTCCGAATGGGGCAACCCAGTATATAGAGATATATACTACCATAATGGAGCGAACGTAGGGAATTGAAACATCTTAGTACCTACAGGAAAAGAAATCAATAGAGATTGCGTCAGTAGCGGCGAGCGAAAGCGCAAGAGGGCAAACCCAGTGCTTGCACTGGGGTTGTAGGACTGCAATGTGCAATAGGTGAGGTTAGTAGAACACTCTGGAAAGTGTAGCCATAGAGGGTGATAGTCCCGTATACGAAAACCAAACCTTAGCTAGCAGTATCCTGAGTAGGGCGGGACACGAGGAATCCTGTCTGAAGCTGGGTCGACCACGATCCAACCCTAAATACTACTACCAGACCGATAGTGCACAAGTACCGTGAGGGAAAGGTGAAAAGAACTGAGGTGATCAGAGTGAAATAGAACCTGAAACCATTTGCTTACAATCATTCAGAGCACTATGTAGCAATACAGTGTGATGGACTGCCTTTTGCATAATGAGCCTGCGAGTTGTGGTGTCTGGCAAGGTTAAGCACACGCGAAGCCGTAGCGAAAGCGAGTCTGAATAGGGCGCTTAAGTCAGATGCTGCAGACCCGAAACGAAGTGATCTATCCATGAGCAAGTTGAAGCTAGTGTAAGAACTAGTGGAGGACTGAACCGATAGGCGTTGAAAAGCCCCCGGATGACTTGTGGATAGGGGTGAAAGGCCAATCAAACTTCGTGATAGCTGGTTCTCTCCGAAATATATTTAGGTATAGCGTTGTGTCGTAGTATAAGGGGTAGAGCACTGAATGGGCTAGGGCATACACCAATGTACCAAACCCTATCAAACTCCGAATACCTTATATGTAATCACAGCAGTCAGGCGGCGAGTGATAAAATCCGTCGTCAAGAGGGAAACAACCCAGACTACCAGCTAAGGTCCCTAAATCTTACTTAAGTGGAAAACGATGTGAAGTTACTTAAACAACCAGGAGGTTGGCTTAGAAGCAGCCATCCTTTAAAGAAAGCGTAATAGCTCACTGGTCTAGTGATTTTGCGCGGAAAATATAACGGGGCTAAAGTAAGTACCGAAGCTGTAGACTTGATTTTATCAAGTGGTAGGAGAGCGTTCTATTTGCGCCGAAGGTATACCGGTAAGGAGTGCTGGAGCGAATAGAAGTGAGCATGCAGGCATGAGTAGCGATAATTAATGTGAGAATCATTAACGCCGTAAACCCAAGGTTTCCTACGCGATGCTCGTCATCGTAGGGTTAGTCGGGTCCTAAGTCGAGTCCGAAAGGGGTAGACGATGGCAAATTGGTTAATATTCCAATACCAACATTAGTGTGCGATGGAAGGACGCTTAGGGCTAAGCAAGCTAGCGGATGGAAGTGCTAGTCTAAGGTCGTAGGAGGTTATATAGGCAAATCCGTATAACAATACTCTGAGAACTGAAAGGCTCTTCAAAGTCTTCGGACAGCGAGGAGAATTGCTGATGCCGTCGAGCCAAGAAAAGTTTCTAAGTTTAGCTAATGTTGCCCGTACCGTAAACCGACACAGGTGGGTGGGATGAGTATTCTAAGGCGCGTGGAAGAACTCTCTTTAAGGAACTCTGCAAAATAGCACCGTATCTTCGGTATAAGGTGTGGTTCGCTTCGTATTAGGATTTACTCCGAAAGCGAAGAAACTTACAACAAAGAGTCCCTCCCGACTGTTTACCAAAAACACAGCACTCTGCTAACTCGTAAGAGGATGTATAGGGTGTGACGCCTGCCCGGTGCTCGAAGGTTAATTGATGGGGTTAGCATTAGCGAAGCTCTTGATCGAAGCCCGAGTAAACGGCGGCCGTAACTATAACGGTCCTAAGGTAGCGAAATTCCTTGTCGGTTAAATACCGACCTGCATGAATGGCGTAACGAGATGGGAGCTGTCTCAAAGAGGGATCCAGTGAAATTGTAGTGGAGGTGAAAATTCCTCCTACCCGCGGCAAGACGGAAAGACCCCGTGGACCTTTACTACAGCTTGACACTGCTATTTGGATAAGAATGTGCAGGATAGGTGGGAGGCTTTGAGTATATGACGCCAGTTGTATATGAGCCGTTGTTGAGATACCACTCTTTCTTATTTGGGTAGCTAACCAGCTTGAGTTATCCTCAAGTGGGACAATGTCTGGTGGGTAGTTTGACTGGGGCGGTCGCCTCCCAAATAATAACGGAGGCTTACAAAGGTTGGCTCAGAACGGTTGGAAATCGTTCGTAGAGTATAAAGGTATAAGCCAGCTTAACTGCAAGACATACAAGTCAAGCAGAGACGAAAGTCGGTCTTAGTGATCCGGTGGTTCTGTGTGGAAGGGCCATCGCTCAAAGGATAAAAGGTACCCCGGGGATAACAGGCTGATCTCCCCCAAGAGCTCACATCGACGGGGAGGTTTGGCACCTCGATGTCGGCTCATCGCATCCTGGGGCTGGAGCAGGTCCCAAGGGTATGGCTGTTCGCCATTTAAAGCGGTACGCGAGCTGGGTTCAGAACGTCGTGAGACAGTTCGGTCCCTATCTGCCGTGGGCGTAAGAAGATTGAAGAGATTTGACCCTAGTACGAGAGGACCGGGTTGAACAAACCACTGGTGTAGCTGTTGTTCTGCCAAGAGCATCGCAGCGTAGCTAAGTTTGGAACGGATAAACGCTGAAAGCATCTAAGCGTGAAGCCAACTCTAAGATGAATCTTCTCTAAGCTCTCTAGAAGACTACTAGTTTGATAGGCTGGGTGTGTAATGGATGAAAGTCCTTTAGCTGACCAGTACTAATAGAGCGTTTGGCTTATCTTATTTAAGCATCACTTCCTTGTTAAGGTTTTTAATAAAGCTTTGAACGTTTTTATATGAAAACTATATTAGCTTATAAAATCTTACAAGTAAAGTTTATATTAGAACTTGCTCTTAACATTGTTTTTTAAGTATTCTAAAACAATAAAGTGATTAGTTTAGTAAAATATCTAAATATAAGAATAAGATGAAAGCTAAAAATGATTTTAATCTAGTTTTTATTATGCTATATTAAATAGAATATTTAAATAACAATGTCCGTGATTATACAGATGTGGAGACGCCTTGCTCCATCCCGAACCAAGAAGCTAAGCACATCGTGGGTGATGATACTACGCCTTACTGGCAGGGGGAAAGTAGCTCATTGCGGACTTGTTAATTCTACTTATTATTCTTACTTTATATATAATTTAATTCATATTTTTTTATTTTTAAATTTTTATGGTTTTAGATTATATTTCTTATATTTCTTATATTTCTTATATTTCTTATATTTCTTATATTTCTTATATTTCTTATATTTCTTATATTTCTTATATTTCTTATATTTCTTATATTTCTTATATTTCTTATATTTCTTATATTTCTTATATTTCTTATATTTCTTTCTTATCGCTCTTAATTATTTATAGTTTTTTTATTTTTATGGGTTTTAATGACTTAACTTTTGGTTTTTGGGTGGTTGGGTAGTTGTATTTATGTTAGCATATGGTTAGATAAAATATTTATCAAGAATTAAATATTTGGTTGTTTTAGCTGTTTGTTATGGTTTTTTTGTGTTGCTGGTTATTGAATTGTTTTAATGGCTTATTTGGTGGGTTTATTTTATTTTTTATGGTTTTTATTTAGTGGTTTAGTTAGCTTGGTTGTTGACTGCAGATAGTTTTTAATTTCTAGTTTTTAGTTGTTTGTTTGTGAAAATTTTTAATTAATTTGTTTGATTAGGTGGGGTATTTACTAAGAATTAGAGGGTTTGATTTTTTGATGAAATTTTAAATGAAAAGTTTTGATATAATAAAACTATATAAGGATGTATGATGTTAGATAATAAGTATGATGATAATATTTTTTTTGATAAATATGCCTTAATGCTAAGATCTAAAGTGGGGTTGGATGGTGCTAGTGAATGGGAAGATTTTAAAATATGGTTGCCAAGCTTAAAGGATAAAGTTATATTAGACTTAGGTTGTGGATATGGATGGCATAGTATTTATGCTTTAGAAAATGGCGCTAAAGAAGTTTTTACTATTGATTTATCTTTAAAAATGTTAGATAAAGCTAAGATTAAAACAAGTAAATATAAAAATAAAATATCCTTTTATAGAGGTTCTTGTGAAGAAATAAATAAAATCACTGATTTGCAAAATATAAAATTTGATATAGTTATTAGTTCTTTAGTTTTTTATTATATAAAGGATTATGAAAAATTAATTTTTAATATTTCAAAACTTCTTAATAAAAATATTAGTTTGGTTTTTAGTGTTGAGCATCCCGTTTTTACTGCAAATATTTCCCAAGATTTTATATATGAAAATAATGAGGATATTCAATATTTTCCTGTTAAAAATTATTTTTATGAAAATAAAAATAAATATAATTTTTTAGGCGAGGATGTGGTTAAATATCATCGTACCTTAACAAGTTATATTTCTCCATTATTGCAAAATAATTTTAAAATAACTAATATTATTGAGCTAAAGCTTTCTAATAAAATTATCAATCTTTTTCCTGAATTCAAAAATGAATTTAAAAAAAAAGAATGACATAGACCAATGATGTTGATAATAGCTTGTATGAAAGAGTAGTTTGAACTTGGTTGTAGATAAATTAATATTTTTTTTAAAAAATAACAATGTATTTTTAAGCGGTGGTGCAGGTGTTGGTAAGTCTTTTTTAACTATGGAGCTTATAAAATCTTATAGAGTTCAAGGAAAAATTGTTATTGTATTGGGTTCTACTGCGCTTAGCGCTTTTAATATAGGTGGGGTTACTTTACATAGTTTTTTTGCTTTTAAAAGATGTCAAAATTATGATGAATTATATTATGAAGATAGAAAGCAAAAAGATAAACTAGAAAAATTAAAGAGAATTTTAAAACAATGCGATTTATTGGTTATTGATGAAATCTCTATGGTAAGTGCTTCGTTGATGGAAATGATTTATTATAGATTATCAAGAAGTGGTTTTAATGGTAAAATTTTATTAGTTGGAGATTTTTTTCAACTTCCACCCGTGGTTAACCATAAAGAAAATCAAATTCAAAGTACTTTATTTCAAAATACTTTATATGCTTTTTCTTCGCAAGCCTGGAATGATCTGAAATTTATTAATTTAAAACTTAGTATTGCAAAAAGAACTTTAGATAAACAATTTTATGAATATTTGTTTTTTCTTAGAATGGGCGAAGCAAATAAAGAAATATTGAATTTCTTTAAAAAAATGTTAATTAGTTCAAAAAATTTACTTGAGTATATGGATAAGTATACTTTATTGTGCGCTACCAATAAAAAGACTAATCATATTAATACTGAAAAATTAAATCTTTTACAAGGTAAAGAAAGTATATTTAAGGCAAAAGCTGAAAAACTAGATTGTACTTTAGATGATAAAACTTACGAGCAGTGGATTAATGGACTTAATTCTTTGAGTGAGTTAAAATTGAAAATAGGCGCTAAGATTATTTTTTGTGTGAATAATAAAGAAGAAAATTATTATAATGGGGAACAAGGTGTTGTTTTAGATTTTATAAAAGATAAAGGGCAAGAATATATTCTGATAGAAAAAAATAATGGTGAAAGATTGAAATTAAAACCATATGAATATATTTTAGAAGAGTATGAGTTAGATAAAGATGAAAAACTAGAAGTTAAGATAAAAGCTAAATTTATTCAATTTCCTATAAAACTAGCCTATGCTATAACAATCCATAAATCTCAAGGTATGAGT
This genomic stretch from Campylobacter lari subsp. concheus harbors:
- a CDS encoding polyribonucleotide nucleotidyltransferase, with translation MRHEININNHLEIFDTDKVAKQAAGAVLMQEKNAVVLATVAREEKMVEEDFLPLTVQYIEKAYAAGKIPGGYVKRETKPGDNETLSARIIDRSLRPLFPKGYAYPTQIVVMVLSADPEVDLQVMSLNAASIALYLSDIPIKAPVCGVRIGRINNEFVLNPSNSELKNSTLDLYVAGVKDELLMIEMRALANKQDDKHRMNELSEDDTLKALDFASSAILRGSNEYEKAFAAYRKNSKLEFKIESDNIQIIDYIKNTYITKLKIAINQMAKSERASEILQIAKEIESESMAIENEWKFEDIEKALHVCKRELIRNQIINENKRADGRGLKDVRKIDIETNILPSAHGSCLFTRGQTQALVVATLGNDNDAQMSDMLTEKNPICEKFMVNYNFPGFSVGEASPIKAPGRRELGHGNLAKRALYPSVDTDYVHTIRLVSEILESNGSSSMATVCGGALALRAAGVKSEKLVAGVAMGLVFEDEKYAILTDIMGLEDHDGDMDFKVAGSYDGITALQMDIKLGGIEQQVLKEALYQAKEAREHILQLMEEANQNIVVNEAILPKIEIFNVDPNKIPDIIGQGGKTIKEIIEKFEVNIDLDRDKGEVKIAGIDHDLISQSKEYILNLLHSKGSNKKRDKKEMPKFDIGEEFLGRVQKVVEFGVFVELKEGVDGLLHNSKIKEKLEVGYEIKVKVAEIKNGKVSLDLA
- a CDS encoding LPS-assembly protein LptD — its product is MLRKILLSLVCIGSLYASKVDIYALDVVKINDIIEAKNNVVVVSDLYLITASEAKFNETTKDLELFGDVNILRGQKERTNSTYTKINLKDNTTAFKNLFFSNNDLEVWLQCHQADLNDKFVVTKKSVVSSCNVENPDWEIRFDEGKLNKESNFLHLYNAKLYVKNTPVMYLPYFGFSVDTKRKSGLLIPQVVLKQSEGLYYNQPIYYVIDDNADIQFEPQIRTKRGYGLYSTLRFIDGPYSQGEISGGVFGEKSSYKKEENLKNKEHYGLEIKYSSEALFKSLLSDEFQEGLWIDATYLNDVDYMNLSSSAKTEASLVTSKINYFLSDDDNYYGAYAKYYIDTSKISNKDTMQEYPSFQYHRYLNGFFDNYIQYSLDASFHRYYRHTGIYAKTLDFDLPLIYHTSFLDDFLNFAFTERIYANFVDYSNTDSKNQEHLFRNSHNFSLYTDLSKPYENFYHTLYLGANYFIPGAKSGKITEDFIELKDDPEQFNFSMYQYFYSALGKKKLYHSLKAKYFTKEGSFGGFDNVVEYFYNDYISLRNEAEYSGVDNHFDKVFSEVLFDYGEWKVSLNHAYRIYEKEKYNFLGTKAQYDINTNYQIFGGLWFDLNKDPEKWEIGYTYQRKCWNYSLMYRKDISPKLTSGGISAKDQSGVYFMFNFYPLGGVSYDFSLEENERSI
- a CDS encoding class I SAM-dependent methyltransferase; its protein translation is MLDNKYDDNIFFDKYALMLRSKVGLDGASEWEDFKIWLPSLKDKVILDLGCGYGWHSIYALENGAKEVFTIDLSLKMLDKAKIKTSKYKNKISFYRGSCEEINKITDLQNIKFDIVISSLVFYYIKDYEKLIFNISKLLNKNISLVFSVEHPVFTANISQDFIYENNEDIQYFPVKNYFYENKNKYNFLGEDVVKYHRTLTSYISPLLQNNFKITNIIELKLSNKIINLFPEFKNEFKKKE
- a CDS encoding phosphoribosyltransferase; the encoded protein is MFFEDEKEALERLYDLLPLNKLKDYIIITPSLKSIVFVDALAKKLEIPYDFLFTEQIKAPNNDECQIAMISETKELVYNEALVKAFDISLDYIYGEANRTYEEKILKNVYRYRKGNLLKDLKGKNILMLHEGCESGITASSCIKSLLKEEVSSIIYATALMPSDVYDYISVFADEVYCVQKIDHFVDIEFYFKNKTILQAHEILDILEESRYYLPLKK